The genomic DNA TTACGGCGGCGCATACGGCACCAACCTTTCGGGCAATCCCGATTCCGCCACGGTCGGCTCTCCCTCCACCTACGCGGGCGCTCTGAGCGTTGCGAGCATCAACGGTCAGCAGGCGAAATATATCCGCGTCAACGTGGCGGGTAACGATAAATATCTGTACTATACCGAGGCGAGCGACGGCAACGGAAATCAGAAGGATTTCATTGCCGAGTTGAAAGCCAAACACCCCGAACTCGTGAACAGCCAGACTGGCGACATCAAACTCGATTACGTGGTCGTTCCCGGGTACGGCTTGTCCGTCAACTATACGCGCAATATCGACGTGAAGGGCAAGATCGCAGTCGTCCGCCGCGGCGGAAACGTCACGTTCGAGGAAAAGGTGCGCGTTGCAAAATTGAAGGGCGCGATCGCCTGCGTCATCTACAACAACGTGTCGGGCATTATCCGCATGAGTCTGGGCAACCTGAACGATCCCATTCCAACCTGCTCGATCACCATGGACGCGGCGAACAACTTTGTTTCCTTCCAGAAGGGGACCATGTATGTGAACGAATCGCAGAAAGCGGGTCCGTTCATGTCCGACTTTTCCAGTTGGGGCCCGACGCCCGATCTGAAACTCAAACCCGAAATTTCCGCGCACGGCGGCGAGATCACATCCACCGTTCCCAACGGTTGGGCGGAATACAGCGGCACAAGTATGGCTTCGCCCAATATGGCGGGCGCGATGAGCCTGATCCTTTCTTACGTCAAACAAAACGTATCATACGATCAGAACAACACCGACCGCGACGCGGTGGCAATGTCCAACTTCCTCGTGATGAGCACGGCGACCATCGCCCGCGACGAAGCCGATCAGCCCTATTCGCCGAGAAAACAGGGCGCGGGTCTTGCCGACATCAAAAAGGCGATGTCCACCAAGGCGTATCTGTATGTGGACAAGGGCGACAAAGCGAAAATAGAAGTGGGCGACGATCCCGAAAAAACGGGCGAATATACGCTGAAATTCCGCGTGAAGAATATGTCCGACGCACAGCGTACGTATACACTCGGCACCAAGACGATGACCGAAACGATCGCATCCGACGGCATGACCGTCGCCGAACGCGCGTATATGCTCGACAATATGTCGGATATTTCGTTCAAAGGCAAGGGCGTGACGGGCGATAAACTCGTGCTCGCCGCCGGCGCGGACGTGGAGATCGCCGTACAGATCAACTTGGGCGCAAGCGCGAAAGCGTATATCGATAAGAATTTCGAAAACGGAATGTACGTCGAAGGTTTCGTAACTCTTACGGACACTTCGACCGATACGCCCGTCGATCTGAACATTCCCTGGCTGGGCTTTTACGGCGACTGGTACGCCGCGCCCATGTTCGATATTTCCGAATACGAACTGAGCGAAGCATTGCAGGACGACAGCATTCCCGACGACGAAAAGCCGCAGGCAGCCATCTATCCCACCGTACCGCTCGGCTCCTATAACGAAAACAAATATATTATTCCTCTCGGCACCTATCTCTACGAACAGGAAGCGGGCGTGCGCCAGATCTATTCTTCGTCGGACAAGGCGGCGATCTCCATCTACGATACGAAAGGACACCGCACAGTCAGCCAGTTGTACGCGATATATGCGGGACTTTTGCGCGGCGCAGAATATATGAATATCTCCATCACCGACGCCGTCACGGGCGAAGTCGTGTTCCAAAAGACTGACAAGAACGTGCGCAAGGCGTACACGGGCGGTTCGAGCACCGCGCGTGCCGCCGTCGTCGAACTGGAATGGAGCGCCAAGGAATTGGGCTTGGATAACAACAAGCAGTACGTATTCCATATGGACGGAAAACTCGCCAGCATGGAAAACCGCCCGTACGACGCGAGTCAGTATGCCTACGGCAAATCTTTCGACTTCAATTTCTACGTCGATACCGAAGCGCCCGAGATCGTCGATTACCGCGTGCGCTACGAGCCGTATAAGGACGAGAGCGAAAAGATCCGTTATTCGGTATATCTCGACGTGGACGTATACGACAATCATTACGCGCAGTCCATTGCGCTGTGTTTCGCCGATTATTCTACCATGACGCTCGAACTTCTCGATGCGAACATGACGCCTATTTACAGCGAAAAGAACTCGACGACCACCGTGACGCTGGATATCACCGACTATTACGATCAGAACGTCGATTTATATTTGCAGGTAGATGATTACGCGCTCAACGCGCGGGCTTATCGCATCAATAACTTCAAATCGCTTGCCGACGCGGTCAATTATCCCGAATCCATCGAGATCGTGAGCGGCGAAGACGCGACGGGCGAAGGTTATTCCAAGGCCGTCACCATCGGCGTCAACGAAGCGTATAAACTTGAAACGCTGATCGCGCCTGCCGACGCGACGTCCGTCAACCTGTATTGGAGTTCGGACGACGAGAACGTCGTGCGCGTCAAAGACGGCGAACTGTTCGGCGTCGGTCCCGGCACCGCGCTGGTGCGCGTGTACGGCGGCAAGAACGAATATGCGAGCGCATCGGACGGCATTCTCGTGACCGTTTCGGACGAAGTCAAGAGTGAGCCGGGCGTCAATAAAATGGAGTTGGGACTCATTCAGAATACCGACGATAACCTCGTCAATCCGACAAATGCGGTGGTTAAGGTGCACCCGAACGAAAGTTTCCGCCTGCGTGCGACTCTGGAACCGTGGTATACCTCCGTGCCGCCCGTCATCGAGTGGGAATCTTCCGTGCCCGAAGTCGCTTCCATCGGTAAGGATACGGGCTACGTCAAGACGCTTTCGGAGGGAAGTACCGTCATCAAGGGAACCCTGATGATCAACGGAAAACCCAGCCTGTATTCCGTGTCCACGACGCTCGCGGTCGGCCCCGAATTCGTGGTGCAGAACGGATATCTCAGAGAGTATCACGGCGCGGGCGGCAAGGTGACCATTCCCAAATCGCTCAACGTCTACTATATCTACGAAGAAGCGTTCCGCGACAACGTGAACATCACGGAACTGGAAATTTCCGCGCCCTGCACGGAAATCCAGCCCTTGGCGTTTGCAAACATGAAATCGCTCAAACGCGTCGTTTTCCCCGAAACCATTGAATTCGTCTACCGCAACGCATTTTACGGCTGTTCCAAACTCGAACAGATCGATCTGCATTCGCGGGCGATCTCTTTCGGTGCGCAGTGCTTTGCAAACTGCGTATCGCTCAAACGCATCAACAACGTGCAACTTCTGAACGGACTCAAAAAAGAGGACGTACAGATCCTCGATCTGAAAGAGGGTGTGGATTTCAAGCGTATTCCCGCGCATATGGCGTCCATCGGCGACGAGGCTTTTGCGGGATGCAGCGGCCTTGAAGCACTGGATATCACAGGGCTTCGCGTCGCGGGACAGGGGGCTTTCTACAACTGTATCGGGCTCAAAAAAGTCACGCTGAGCCGCTTTACCGCCATCAGCGACGATATGTTCCTCAACTGTAAAAATCTTACTCAGTTGGTCTACACCGACCTTACCCCCGATCAGATAGACGTCATCACGTATCCCAACAAGGTGTCGCCTTTCGGAAATTGCAATATACGGGAGATCACGTTCCTCGGCGGCGGCGATGCTTTCGTCATGGAAGAAGTGAACGGCGTTTCCGCGATCTACCGCGGCGAGGACAAAAAGACGCTTATACGGGTGGGGCAGAACGCGGTTTCTTTCACGGTTCCCGCCTCAGTCGAAGTCATTGCGGCGAACGCGTTTTCGGGTAACTCGAAACTGTCTTCCGTCAACTTTGCGGAGAGCGGCAACTTAAAAGAGATCGGCGCGTACGCTTTCTCGGGCACGGGACTGACTTCCGTCAAACTGCCCGCGACGCTGGAAAAACTCGGGAAAGGCGCTTTCTCCTGGTGCGAGTTCATGACGAGCGCAGACCTTTCCGTTTTCCGCGGCGCATTGCCCGAACAGGCGTTCTACAACGCGGCGTTGCAACAGGTATCGTTCGGCGCAAACATCACGGAAATCGGCGCGCAGTGTTTCGCCTATACGGAACTCGGTGACGTGGATCTCAGCGCGACGAATGTGAGCGCGCTCGGCGACGGCGCGTTCGAAAATTGCGAAAAACTCGTCGGCGTGAAACTGGGCAGGATCGTTTCCATGGGCGACGGCGTGTTCGCCGTGCACGGCAGCGGAGCGCTCGTCAGCGTTTCCTTTGCCATGGGCAGCAGCGCGCTTGGCACGAATACTTTCTCTCGTCAGGCCGTTTTGCGCCTTTTGGAACTTCCCGAAAGCATGAAAGCGCTCACCGAGATCGGAAACGGCGTGTTCCGCGGCTGTAAAGCGCTCGAAGGCGTGCCGTTCGTCCCCGTCAGCGTGGGCGATTCCGCATTCGAAAATTGTACTTCGCTCAAAAATATAGATCTTTCCGCACTGAAAACCGCAGGCGACGCGGCGTTCAAAAACTGTTCCGTATTTGCGGCGGGCGATCTCAGTCAGTTGCAGATCATCGGCAAAGAAGCGTTCTACGGCTGCGTAAAATCGCTTTCGTTCGACCTTCCTTCCGTCACGGCGGTCGGCGCGCGCGCGTTCGAGGCCTCGGGCGTGAAAAGTCTGGATTTCCCCAATATCAAAACGATGGGGGATTACGCGTTCTTCAATACCGCAATCGCGGGCGCAAACGGCACGTTATCGATTCCTTCCGGCATCGAAAAGATCGGCGAGGGCGCGCTCGGCGGACTGACTTTTATCACCGCTTTCTCTATGGGCGAACACGATAAATACTTTGTTGAAAACGGCGTTTTGTATGAGCGCGTGCCCAACGGGGTGCAGATTCTTGCCTGCCCTGCGGGAAAAACGGGTAAAGTCGTGCTGAACGACCGTACCGTGCGCGTGGCTGCCAGTTCCTTTGAAAATGCCACCCGCATCACTTCCGTCGAATTCCCGTACGTATTCAAAGCGGTCGGGAATAGAGCCTTCTTCAACTGCGGCGCGGGCGAATACGTGTTCGGCTGTCTGAAAGCGCCCGTGCTCGAAGCCAAGCCCTTGACTGCGGACGACTTTGCGGCGGGCTCTGAAATGTACCGTATTCTCGACGATGCGGGCAGCATTGCCAGCGAAAAATTCTACGCAAACTTTAAAGACTACGTTGCGCTCGTACTCTTTGCGGGCAAAAACGGCATCGTAGGCAAGGATGATCTGCAATTAAAACTCGTCTGCCCCGAAAACGCAACTGGCTTTGACGGGCGGATTTATGCGGCGTATTTCTCCGACAGGCGCACGAGCGAAATCATCGCGGACGACAACGCGCGCAGCGCGCTCGCTCTGATCGGGCAACTCCCTTCGGCGGAAACGGTGCTTGCGCTCGATAAGAGCGACGCAGCCGCATGGAAAGAATACCGTTCCGCGGCGGCTGCCGCGCGCGAAGCGTTAAATCTGGTATCCGCAACGCAGAGTCGATTCGTTACCAACGCCGAAACTCTCTATCAAGTGGAAGAGGCCATGCGCGAGCGTGCCGCCGATTTCGGCGAAATCGTTACCCGCAAGAGCATTTCCGTAGGAAAGGAAGCGGCGAAGATGAGTTATCTGCGCGGTGAAAAATTCGATCCCGCGGGCATGGTGCTCGTACTTGTCTGGTCCGACGGTTCCAGGGAGGAGATCACGAAAGGATATAGCATCGTCGGCGGCGATAAGCCGCTCACGCTGAACAACCGTACCGTTACCATTCAGTACGAGGGACTGTCCACCGTGCTCAACGTGACGGTCAATAAACCCGCCATCGAATCCATCGAGGTGGAAACGCTGCCCGCAGAGCAGGATTATCGGCCCGGAGATACGTATGTGTCGGCAGGACTTGTGATCAAGATCAACTATGTGGACGGCATCAGCGAACTTCTGTACACGGGTTATACCGTGGAAGCCGACTTGCTGAAAGCGGGGGACAACGTCATCACCGTTTCCTACGGTGGCAAGACGATCACCTATAAGGTCACGGTAGAAGAGCAAGACGACGGCGTGGATCCCGAACCCGCGCCGAAAGGCTGTGCTTCCGCGGTCGCGTTTGCGTCCGTAGTTCCTGCGGGACTGCTTCTCGCGGCGGCGCTGTTCGTCCTGCGTAAAAAGAAAAATTCTTAAAAACCCGATCGGGCGCCGCGCCACATTCGCGGCGCCCGTAATTTTTTTTGCGGCAGATTGATTTTTTCGGCCGTTTATGATATACTGAAAAAAGAAGCGGCGGATGGCCGCAAATTTGAAGGCGGAAAAAAAGATGGATGAAAAGATCCGTGAGATCGGCGTGGCGCAGTTCAATCCCTACGTCCGTTACGTAAATCGGCTGGAAGGCTCCGTCCACGAAAATCACATCGTGCCCTGGCGCATTCTGTACGATTTCGAAGTGATATTCGTCACTAAGGGCGCGTTGAAAGTTTTGAAGGATGATTCCGAATACACGATCGGAGAGGGGTGCCTTCATATCATGCCGCCGTTCGTGCGGCACACGCGCATCGTGCCCGAACGTGTGGCGACGACCTATTACGGCGTGCATCTCGATTTTATGTTCGACGAGAGCAGCCCCGATTTTTCCGCGTGGGAAGTTTATAAACAGCCGTGCGAGCGCAAACTCAATACCGTTCCGATCCGCCCCGACCTCGCGGCGAGAAAGAGTTATAAACCGGCCATCATGGAACTCGTCGAGAGTTATCCCGTCCGCAACAAACCCAGATTCGTGGAACTTTTCAACAAACTTTACGAAACTTTTCAGGATAAATCGGTGGGCGGCCGCTTTTGCACCAAAGCGTATATGATCCTCATTATCGCCGAATTTCTGGACGATCTGAAAAATCAAGATGCGGAAAATGCAAGTGGCGCCGATTACGTTTCGCAGTTCATCGATTATACCATGAATCATTATTCCGAAGAGATCGACCTCAACAAGGTAGTGCGCGATTACGGTATTTCGCCCAGCCGCTTCCGCGCTATTTTCAAACATCAGATGAACCGCGCGCCGCTGGAATATATCATTGATTATCGCATGGAACAGGCGAAAAAGTTGTTCCTGACGGGAAAATACAATATTTCCGAAGTGGGCTACATGGTCGGGTACGACGATATGCATTATTTTTCCCGCCTATTCAAACAGAAAGTAGGGTGTTCGCCCACTGCTTTTATCAAAAATTTACAGCATACCTCTTGACGGGGGTATGCTTTTTTTAATCGAAAAATCCAAAGATACGAAAATATTGTCTAAATACAAACTCCGATCTCCGTGATACAATAAATTTGTAAACGGAGATTTTTTTATGATGGATGAAGTTTTTGCCGAGTTTTACAAGAAGATAAATTATCCGCTTTCGGTCCGCAAAGAGAAAAACGCGCAGGGCGCCGCGACGCTGTGCGGCGGCAGCGGAGAACTCACGCTATCAGCCGGCAGTTATGTCGTATACGATATGGGCGCGCCGTCAGTGGGCGGGTATCCGACTTTCCGCGTCAGCGCCTTTTCGGGCGAACCTGCGCTGCATATTTCCTATTCCGACCGCTTCGCGCCGTTTGAAAAGGAAGAAACGATGGAAAAGGGAGATTTCACGCGCGGCAGTTGCACCTATTTGGGGGTAGAACTTCCCGTCATGCCCGCCAATCCCTATCGTTTCGAAGACTATTCCGTGCGCCGCACGGGACAGTTCGTCTATCCCCTCATTCAGGGGCAGGAGCGGTTCGTGTGCATTTCCGTGCCCGAAGGCTCGGCGGGGCAGGTGAGCCTTTCCGAGTTTGCCATCGTCGACGATTCCGCCCCCGTTCTTCCCGTCGGGTATTTTCAAAGCGATCGGGAAGATCTGAACAGGCTCTGGCTCGCCAGCGCGCGCACGCTGCGGCTCGCGAGCGTGCAGGCGAATCAGTGGGAGGACGTACGGGGTAAATTATGCCTTCGCAAACTGACCAAATGGCAGAACGCAGCGCTCGCCCGAGAATTCGATCTCGGCGAAATGCGCCTTTGCTGCGATTTTCAGATTTCGCGCAATCCCGAATACCCGACGGGTATCGGTATCCTCTTTTTTGCACAAACTCCGAGAGAAGGCGCCCTTCTCGAAATCACCGAAAAAGGCGAGGTTTCGCTCTGGCAGACGGGGAAAGACGATCGCGTCCTCCTCGCCGCTTCGCGCGTTGCGCCTCTTACCGATAACGTTTCCTATCATTTGGAGATCGACGCCGCCGCGTCTGGCGCGGCTGTGTTTTTAGAAGGAACAGAGATCCTGCGTTTCGATGCCCCCCTGCAAACGGGCGGCAGTTTCGGATTCTGGATGGATACGGAATGGCGCGCCGTCTGCGAGGCTTTGTCCGTCTTTGTAAAAGGCGAACCAGTCTACGAATGGCAGGGCGGAACGGAAGATTTCGATATCCGCCGCAGCGGCTTTTTCATTTCGGACGGCGCCAAGCGCGACCGCCTGCCCTGGTCGGGAGATCTGGACTGGGCGTTCGACTGCGGCTGGTATTCGTTCGGGGAGCGCATGGACGCGCTCAACACCTTGCAGATCTTAGCGGTGCACCAGTCGCCCGAAGGCTACATATTCGGCACCTGCTATCCAGAAAATACCGTTCCCCCGAACAACGGCGAATACGGCGATTATCAGTCGGATATGTTTGCCGCATGGTACGTCGTTTCCGCCCTCACGTACTACGAACTGAGCGCCGATATGCGCGTAAAAGGACTGTTCGGTACGCTGCGCCGCTGCATGGATTATCTGTGGCGCTACGTCGATAAGGAAGACGGTCTTTTCGAACAGCGCTTTGAAACGAGCAAGGGGCTATGGGACCACTATCTGGGGGATACCGGCAAGAACACATATACGAATCTTATGATTCTGGACGCTTTTGAGCGTTTGGCTCCGTTTGCGGAATTCTGCGGCGAAACGGCGTACGCAAAAACGTGCCGCGACCGCGCGAAAATCATGCGGGAGGGGATATTCACCCATCTGTACGACAGTGTGCAGGGCGGCTTCGTCAAGAGAAAGGACTGGCGCGAACTGTGCGATATGTCCAATCCCTACGCGATGGGAAAGCGCATGGTCAGCCGCGCGCAGGCAAAACAGATCGCCGCGCAGGCGGAAAAAATCACGCACGCTTACGGAAAGATCGCGGTCCTGATGATCCGCGGACTGTACGATTACGGCTATCCCGAAAAGGCGGAAGAAATGCTTTGCGGAAAACTTCCTCTTTATCTGGACGGGCACTTTTACAGCAACGTGGACTGGATGTCGGTGGTGAACAATCCCGATCTTCCCGAAACGGTGTACGAGTGTATGCACAATCCCCCCTGCGATTTCGGGGATAATCTCAACTGGGGCGATCTTTCGCACCCCGACAGCGGGATCTGCGGCGTGTTGTCTTCGCGTATCGCGGGCGTGATGCCCCTGAAAGCGGGCTTTACGGAAGTGCTCGTAAAACCGCACCTCGGGAACTGCCGCTTCGTGCGCTGCCGCGTCCCCACTCTGTACGGCAATCTCGATCTGGAAATTTCCATCGACGAGGGGAGGACGCTCGTCACGGTCGACGCACCCGAAGAAATTAAAATCTGGACGGATTTTTCAGAACTCGCGCAGCCCGTTCACACGGAAATTCGCTGCACGGGCACTGTGATCAAAAATAAGGAGGTCATCTGAATGAAAAAACTTTCGGCACTACTGCTCTCCGCTTTGCTGCTTTTGGGCGCCTTTGCGGCGTTTACGGGCTGCGGCGGCGGAAACGATAACCCGCCCGACACTACGACGGACAAGATCGACTATAACGGTACGATCAATATCAATCTGCCCATCAAGGACTATCCCTTTGAGGATATCGCCTTAAAGGCTGTCGCGGAAGCATACATGGATAAGCACCCCGAAACGGACGTAAAAGTCGAGGGGCAGACTTCTTCCACCTATAAGGACTGGCTGGATTCGCAGTTTGCGGGCGGCTCGTCGGTGACGGACGCGGACATCGTGCAGACGCTTTTGATCAGCAACGCTTATCTCACGACGAAGATGGTGGATTACAGTTCCTATCTCGTCAAGCCCAATCCTTATAATCAGAACAAGAGTTGGAAAGACACGATGGAAGAGGAAGCGTATCCGCTTTCCACCGACCGTTCGGGCATCTACACGCTCAACTTTACCACGAACATGAGCTTTTTCTTCTACAACAAGACGCTGTGGAAGCAGGCGGGCCTGACCAACGCGGACGGTACGGACAAAGCCCCGAAAACGTGGGACGAACTGCTCGAATTCTGCGCGCAGATCGAGAGCAACACGCAGGATAAAGTTCCCTTTGCGGTGGGCGGCGCCACGTATACCACGGGCGCGATGAGTTGGCTTTTGAACATTTACGGCGACCAGTATTACCGCGGCATTGCCGACGACATCCACGCGGTTGCGGGCGATTACTGTTACGATCCCGATATCGACGCGGACTGGACGCTGGACATTACAGACAAGAACAACGATTCTCCCTCCAATTACACGGCGAATATGCTCCGTTTTTATGCAGCGCTGATGGACAACCAGATCACGCCCAAGGACGCCAAGTATCAGGCGATGATCACCAATCTCAAAAAACTCATTCCCGTGTACTGTCAGGATAATTTTATTTCCAACAACTATTATCAGGCGGAGGAACTGTTCTGGGGCGGCAACGCCGCGATGGTCTACAACACCACGGACTTTTTCAACACCTATAAACAGATATTCGCCCAGCGCCCCGACGCGGAAAAATTCGAGATCGGTTTCTTCCCCGCGCCTCCCATGACGGGAACGGGGGACGCGAAACCCGATGCGGATACCGTGCGCTCGGTCGGCGGTGCGGTCGGCTGGTACGGCGTCGTCAAAAAGGACAAAAAACAGAACGATCTGGTCATGGACTTCATGATGTTCTGGGGCTCGAAAGAGGGACAGGACATTTACAATCAGAGCCTCAAAGAGCAGGGCGCGTATATCAGCGGCAACTCTCTCGTGAAAGACGTGGATACGCCCGCGGAAATTTATCCCGCAAAGGAATACGAATTCCCCGGACTTTGCCACAACAATCCCGTGGGGCAGTTCTTCGGAAACCTCGCGAGCATGAACGGCTCTTCCTATCAGATGTTCGAAGCGCTGTGCAAAAACGTATTCAACGGCGACATCACCGTGGCGAGATTCGGAGAACAACTCACCAAGGCTTTCCAGAACGATATTCCCACCTACTTCACGCAGATGGGTTGGAAATCGGATGCTTATCTGACGCCCGAAAAGGATCCCAGACTGTAAAAGGAACCTTTCATAAAAACTAATTTAGGAGGAATTATGAGAAACAAGACAAAAACCATTCTGTTGCCTCTTCTCGCGCTCGTGTTTGCGGTCATGTTCTGTCTGTCCCTCGCGCCCCTTGCGGCGCGGGCGGCGGATACCGACAAATTCGTGCTTCTGACCGACACGGCGACGAACGAAGGCGAGCCCGTCGGAAGCAATTCCGTCGCGCTCACGGAAAAAGACGGCGGCTTTACCGTCGCAGGCAAACAAAAGGACAGCCGCACCGTCGCGGTGTACGACCACGGCTATCAGTTGGGCAGCAAAGTCAGTTTTACGGCGCGCGTCGATCAGGACTATTCGGGCCTGAACGGCGGCGACCTGAAATCGCAGGTGTATTTCTCGCTCTTCTTCGCGCAGGCGGAAAAAGGGGAGAACGGCTTCGATGCGGCGGACTTTAAAAATTCCCGCACGGAAGGCAACGGCGCTTCTTTGCACCTGTTTTCATCGGAGGATCTCTCCCCCGATACGGGCGGCAATTACCGCGGTATGGTAAATATTTCGACTTTCGGAAGACGCGACATTGTCAATACCGATTCCATGTACGGAAATACGCACGGCGAGGGCGTTACGGATATCGGCTGGGCAATTTCTCAGAATAAACCTTTCACGATCGAAATGGGCACCGAAAAAGCGGGCGGGATCGATCAATTCTATATTTTGATCACAGTTGACCGCACGCCTGAAAGACCTGCGGTCAGCCAATCCAAGATTTCGTTCCCTCTGACCGATCTCGTCAAAGATACGGAAAATCAATCTCCCTATTATGTTGCTTTCGAATTTGCCAATATGAACGCGACCGAGCGCAGCGTAGACGCGGAAGTTTCCGCGATCACCGCCGAAGAGGCGGGCTTGACGCTCGAACCCGAATCGGTGTTTTTGAAACCCGAGCAGACCAAACAACTTTCCGCAAAGGACGCGATCTCCTCCGAGGCTGTCGCTGACGTCGCGTATGTTTCCGAAAATCCCGAGATCGCGAGCGTTTCCGAAAGCGGGCTCGTCACCGCTTTGAAAGCGGGCACGACCAAGATCGTCGCGACCGCTGCGGACGGCAGAAAGGGCGAGGCGTACGTCACCGTCGCCAACAGGATCACGCTCGACGCCGACGCAAAGGAAATGCAGGTAGGCGAATTTTCCAATCTGATCGCTACCACCAATCCCGCAAACCTCAGCGTTGTGTGGAGTTCTTCCGACGATGAAGTCGTCAGCGTGAACGGCGGTGTTTTGCAGGCGCTCAAAGCGGGTACTTCCACCGTCACCGCGAAGATCCTCAATTTCGAGAGCGGAGAACTGGAACTGAAAGCGACGTGCGAAGTCACCGTCAAGGCTTATGAAAAGCCCGAGGACGTGCACGGCGACGGAACGCATTATCTCTATTCCGAAAACCTGATCGCGCGCGGCACGGGCTATGAAAAGACCGATAAGGGCATTTCCTTCAACGGAAATATTCAGAACGGCTATACGTACGCGGTGATCGGCGAAGGCGTGACTTTCGATAAACCCGTCACGTTCGATATTATCAATAAATTCGACGCGAGCAATACGACGTACGCCAACCAGTTCGGAAGGTTTTTAGGCATCAGCATCAAAAACGGCGACGCAAACTCTATGACGGCGGCGGATTTCGCGCTCGGCGCGGACAGCGGATTGCAAGTCAATCTGACGACCAACGCCGAATGGTGGAATTACGGTCTTAAATTCATGCTCCCGTACCAGACGGGCGTTTCGGGCACGGTAGAGCAG from Candidatus Borkfalkia ceftriaxoniphila includes the following:
- a CDS encoding glycoside hydrolase family 15 protein, coding for MMDEVFAEFYKKINYPLSVRKEKNAQGAATLCGGSGELTLSAGSYVVYDMGAPSVGGYPTFRVSAFSGEPALHISYSDRFAPFEKEETMEKGDFTRGSCTYLGVELPVMPANPYRFEDYSVRRTGQFVYPLIQGQERFVCISVPEGSAGQVSLSEFAIVDDSAPVLPVGYFQSDREDLNRLWLASARTLRLASVQANQWEDVRGKLCLRKLTKWQNAALAREFDLGEMRLCCDFQISRNPEYPTGIGILFFAQTPREGALLEITEKGEVSLWQTGKDDRVLLAASRVAPLTDNVSYHLEIDAAASGAAVFLEGTEILRFDAPLQTGGSFGFWMDTEWRAVCEALSVFVKGEPVYEWQGGTEDFDIRRSGFFISDGAKRDRLPWSGDLDWAFDCGWYSFGERMDALNTLQILAVHQSPEGYIFGTCYPENTVPPNNGEYGDYQSDMFAAWYVVSALTYYELSADMRVKGLFGTLRRCMDYLWRYVDKEDGLFEQRFETSKGLWDHYLGDTGKNTYTNLMILDAFERLAPFAEFCGETAYAKTCRDRAKIMREGIFTHLYDSVQGGFVKRKDWRELCDMSNPYAMGKRMVSRAQAKQIAAQAEKITHAYGKIAVLMIRGLYDYGYPEKAEEMLCGKLPLYLDGHFYSNVDWMSVVNNPDLPETVYECMHNPPCDFGDNLNWGDLSHPDSGICGVLSSRIAGVMPLKAGFTEVLVKPHLGNCRFVRCRVPTLYGNLDLEISIDEGRTLVTVDAPEEIKIWTDFSELAQPVHTEIRCTGTVIKNKEVI
- a CDS encoding ABC transporter substrate-binding protein; its protein translation is MKKLSALLLSALLLLGAFAAFTGCGGGNDNPPDTTTDKIDYNGTININLPIKDYPFEDIALKAVAEAYMDKHPETDVKVEGQTSSTYKDWLDSQFAGGSSVTDADIVQTLLISNAYLTTKMVDYSSYLVKPNPYNQNKSWKDTMEEEAYPLSTDRSGIYTLNFTTNMSFFFYNKTLWKQAGLTNADGTDKAPKTWDELLEFCAQIESNTQDKVPFAVGGATYTTGAMSWLLNIYGDQYYRGIADDIHAVAGDYCYDPDIDADWTLDITDKNNDSPSNYTANMLRFYAALMDNQITPKDAKYQAMITNLKKLIPVYCQDNFISNNYYQAEELFWGGNAAMVYNTTDFFNTYKQIFAQRPDAEKFEIGFFPAPPMTGTGDAKPDADTVRSVGGAVGWYGVVKKDKKQNDLVMDFMMFWGSKEGQDIYNQSLKEQGAYISGNSLVKDVDTPAEIYPAKEYEFPGLCHNNPVGQFFGNLASMNGSSYQMFEALCKNVFNGDITVARFGEQLTKAFQNDIPTYFTQMGWKSDAYLTPEKDPRL
- a CDS encoding Ig-like domain-containing protein, translating into MRNKTKTILLPLLALVFAVMFCLSLAPLAARAADTDKFVLLTDTATNEGEPVGSNSVALTEKDGGFTVAGKQKDSRTVAVYDHGYQLGSKVSFTARVDQDYSGLNGGDLKSQVYFSLFFAQAEKGENGFDAADFKNSRTEGNGASLHLFSSEDLSPDTGGNYRGMVNISTFGRRDIVNTDSMYGNTHGEGVTDIGWAISQNKPFTIEMGTEKAGGIDQFYILITVDRTPERPAVSQSKISFPLTDLVKDTENQSPYYVAFEFANMNATERSVDAEVSAITAEEAGLTLEPESVFLKPEQTKQLSAKDAISSEAVADVAYVSENPEIASVSESGLVTALKAGTTKIVATAADGRKGEAYVTVANRITLDADAKEMQVGEFSNLIATTNPANLSVVWSSSDDEVVSVNGGVLQALKAGTSTVTAKILNFESGELELKATCEVTVKAYEKPEDVHGDGTHYLYSENLIARGTGYEKTDKGISFNGNIQNGYTYAVIGEGVTFDKPVTFDIINKFDASNTTYANQFGRFLGISIKNGDANSMTAADFALGADSGLQVNLTTNAEWWNYGLKFMLPYQTGVSGTVEQKQTPENKGDLTGTDRYGNAFARAFCDGTRIQVKMWKDGDSFFVAFTPVFTEGEVPDGSENMTYPSGSPYDYVGPYTMQFDWAQVSKGINDGTWCIAVGEGNTIAANSAKAELSVENVNVGVLYGVEVSRSTQQMKQGTTFQLNGTTNPNSYIPTSAEWSSSDNSVATVDETGKVTAVKSGTATITYTVDGKSASCEVTVVGGLTVSEHEKSLKVGETYQIAATVDPSSIKATFASGDDRIATVDENGKVTAVKEGTVKIYVRVGSLFSEEITVTVTAEGGASKGGCGSEIGFAAGAAALGLAAAGAAVVLAVKKRKNS